In Cicer arietinum cultivar CDC Frontier isolate Library 1 chromosome 7, Cicar.CDCFrontier_v2.0, whole genome shotgun sequence, a single window of DNA contains:
- the LOC101510762 gene encoding voltage-dependent chloride channel 1, chloroplastic isoform X2, whose translation MFHPKNQTKPTKTPNLTSQFTPHKFYSHLIHLPSHKPSKSKSKSKSKFNLTTTTTCSSSTPPPIKTLISILRTIPDWADTVQERGMQKNRTLYNHTNWVHHRSSLRHVRHFFSSFSSRVILSLVPPVLFFTSFAAVIAAYNSAVLLHFFPEFFPLLKASSLPYQLTAPALALLLVFRTEASYARFVEGKKAWTMVVAAAHDFARLVMAVVDTRTSIDFKVKDALLKYIIAFPIVLKDSKITCFHEGIGICEQLMGIPIPLSYTRLTSRFLVLWHLTLPIILWDDCHWIVVPATFISAASLFCIEEVGVLIEDPFPMLALNDLCRKAQTDIEEAIATENVIHAHLVAKQDYHSKEPSPNGRPNS comes from the exons ATGTTCCATCCTAAAAACCAAACTAAACCAACCAAAACCCCAAACCTAACTTCCCAATTCACCCCCCATAAATTCTACTCACACCTCATCCATCTCCCATCACACAAAccctcaaaatcaaaatcaaaatcaaaatcaaaattcaacctcacaacaacaacaacatgtTCCTCCTCAACACCTCCCCCAATCAAAACCCTAATCTCAATCCTCCGTACAATCCCCGATTGGGCAGACACGGTCCAAGAACGAGGAATGCAGAAGAATCGAACTCTCTACAACCACACAAATTGGGTCCATCACCGTTCCTCACTCCGTCACGTGCGTCACTTTTTCTCTAGCTTCTCCTCACGTGTCATTCTCTCTCTTGTTCCTCCCGTTCTCTTTTTCACTTCCTTCGCCGCCGTTATCGCCGCTTATAACTCCGCCGTGCTTCTTCATTTCTTCCCGGAGTTTTTTCCTCTTCTTAAGGCTTCTTCGCTTCCTTATCAGCTAACTGCACCTGCGCTTGCGCTGCTGCTGGTTTTTAGGACGGAGGCTTCTTATGCTAGATTTGTTGAAGGGAAGAAAGCTTGGACTATGGTTGTTGCTGCTGCTCATGATTTTGCTAGATTGGTTATGGCTGTTGTTGATACTCGTACTTCTATTGATTTTAAAGTCAAGGACGCgcttttgaaatatattattgCTTTTCCTATTGTGTTGAAG GATTCAAAGATCACATGTTTCCACGAAGGAATTGGCATATGTGAACAGCTTATGGGTATTCCGATTCCGTTATCATATACTCGCTTGACTTCAAGGTTTCTTGTCCTATGGCACCTAACACTCCCTATCATACTTTGGGATGATTGTCATTGGATTGTGGTTCCAGCTACCTTTATCAGTGCCGCCTCTCTGTTCTGCATTGAAGAA GTTGGAGTGCTCATAGAGGATCCATTTCCAATGCTTGCACTTAATGATCTCTGCCGAAAGGCGCAGACAGACATCGAAGAAGCAATTGCAACTGAAAACGTGATTCACGCGCACCTTGTTGCAAAGCAAGACTACCACTCTAAAGAGCCTTCACCAAATGGCAGGCCCAACTCCTAA
- the LOC101495066 gene encoding exopolygalacturonase translates to MVAKYFFVLCLLVCIVEAQAQYVVFNVMNYGAKSDGQTDNSGAFLKAWYDACKWNGKSTMFIPEGTYMLNEVIFSGPCRGTTNFKLKGLLKAPIDPYSIKKDWINFRYVDNLIVGGGGGVLDGQGSYAWKTNDCRTNPNCRPLPTTMSFDFITNGYIHRMRSVNSKQGHFVMYGCQNMILTKLKIIAPSDSPNTDGIKMAKSHGINITNVNIGTGDDCIAILSGTRHLRISDVFCGPGHGISIGSLGKYEGEENLSDIHVKNCTISGASNGVRIKTWASQLKNSLVASDIVFEDIIMNNVQNPIIIDQRYCPVAPCTYKGASNVQISNVSYKYIRGSGNGEVAVSINCSEKKPCQNIKLDNINLWPSGGKGTLRNECSFVNGASYGPQNPPSCI, encoded by the exons ATGgttgcaaaatatttttttgtgttgTGCTTACTAGTTTGTATTGTAGAAGCACAAGCtcaatatgttgttttcaaCGTGATGAATTATGGTGCAAAATCCGATGGCCAAACAGACAATAGTGGG GCATTTTTGAAAGCATGGTATGATGCATGCAAATGGAATGGAAAATCAACTATGTTTATTCCAGAAGGAACATATATGCTAAATGAAGTTATATTTAGTGGTCCATGCCGTGGTACAACAAACTTTAAATTGAAAGGATTATTAAAAGCACCAATTGATCCATATTCAATAAAAAAGGATTGGATAAATTTTAGATATGTTGACAACTTGAttgttggtggtggtggtggtgtaTTGGATGGTCAAGGATCTTATGCTTGGAAAACTAATGATTGTCGAACAAATCCAAATTGTCGCCCTCTTCCTACG ACAATGTCATTTGACTTCATCACAAATGGTTATATCCATCGCATGCGATCTGTTAACAGCAAACAAGGGCATTTTGTGATGTATGGATGTCAGAACATGATACTcacaaaactaaaaataatagcTCCTTCCGATAGTCCCAATACAGATGGTATAAAAATGGCGAAGTCACATGGTATAAATATTACAAATGTGAACATTGGTACCGGAGACGATTGCATTGCTATCCTCTCGGGTACTAGACATCTTCGAATTTCTGATGTTTTTTGTGGTCCTGGTCATGGTATTAGTATTGGAAGTCTTGGTAAGTATGAAGGGGAGGAAAATCTCTCTGACATACATGTTAAGAATTGTACCATTAGTGGTGCTAGTAATGGTGTTAGGATTAAAACATGGGCTTCTCAATTGAAGAATTCTTTGGTGGCTTCTGATATTGTCTTTGAAGATATTATCATGAATAATGTGCAAAATCCAATTATCATTGATCAACGATATTGTCCAGTTGCTCCATGCACCTATAAG GGGGCTTCAAATGTACAAATAAGCAATGTGTCATACAAATACATTCGAGGAAGTGGAAATGGAGAAGTTGCAGTGAGTATCAATTGCAGTGAAAAGAAACCATGCCAAAACATTAAActagataatattaatttgtggCCTTCTGGTGGTAAAGGAACACTAAGAAATGAATGTTCCTTTGTTAATGGTGCTTCTTATGGCCCACAGAATCCTCCTTCTTGCATATAG
- the LOC101510762 gene encoding voltage-dependent chloride channel 1, chloroplastic isoform X1 — MFHPKNQTKPTKTPNLTSQFTPHKFYSHLIHLPSHKPSKSKSKSKSKFNLTTTTTCSSSTPPPIKTLISILRTIPDWADTVQERGMQKNRTLYNHTNWVHHRSSLRHVRHFFSSFSSRVILSLVPPVLFFTSFAAVIAAYNSAVLLHFFPEFFPLLKASSLPYQLTAPALALLLVFRTEASYARFVEGKKAWTMVVAAAHDFARLVMAVVDTRTSIDFKVKDALLKYIIAFPIVLKCHALSGSDVERDLQHLLEVEDIALIMNSKHRPRCIIQFISQSIRLLKLDDSRRSVLDSKITCFHEGIGICEQLMGIPIPLSYTRLTSRFLVLWHLTLPIILWDDCHWIVVPATFISAASLFCIEEVGVLIEDPFPMLALNDLCRKAQTDIEEAIATENVIHAHLVAKQDYHSKEPSPNGRPNS; from the exons ATGTTCCATCCTAAAAACCAAACTAAACCAACCAAAACCCCAAACCTAACTTCCCAATTCACCCCCCATAAATTCTACTCACACCTCATCCATCTCCCATCACACAAAccctcaaaatcaaaatcaaaatcaaaatcaaaattcaacctcacaacaacaacaacatgtTCCTCCTCAACACCTCCCCCAATCAAAACCCTAATCTCAATCCTCCGTACAATCCCCGATTGGGCAGACACGGTCCAAGAACGAGGAATGCAGAAGAATCGAACTCTCTACAACCACACAAATTGGGTCCATCACCGTTCCTCACTCCGTCACGTGCGTCACTTTTTCTCTAGCTTCTCCTCACGTGTCATTCTCTCTCTTGTTCCTCCCGTTCTCTTTTTCACTTCCTTCGCCGCCGTTATCGCCGCTTATAACTCCGCCGTGCTTCTTCATTTCTTCCCGGAGTTTTTTCCTCTTCTTAAGGCTTCTTCGCTTCCTTATCAGCTAACTGCACCTGCGCTTGCGCTGCTGCTGGTTTTTAGGACGGAGGCTTCTTATGCTAGATTTGTTGAAGGGAAGAAAGCTTGGACTATGGTTGTTGCTGCTGCTCATGATTTTGCTAGATTGGTTATGGCTGTTGTTGATACTCGTACTTCTATTGATTTTAAAGTCAAGGACGCgcttttgaaatatattattgCTTTTCCTATTGTGTTGAAG TGTCATGCGTTGTCTGGTTCAGACGTTGAGAGAGATCTTCAACATTTGCTAGAAGTAGAAGACATAGCATTGATCATGAATTCGAAACATCGACCTCGTTGCATTATTCAGTTTATATCGCAGAGCATTCGGCTACTAAAATTGGATGATTCTAGAAGAAGTGTCTTG GATTCAAAGATCACATGTTTCCACGAAGGAATTGGCATATGTGAACAGCTTATGGGTATTCCGATTCCGTTATCATATACTCGCTTGACTTCAAGGTTTCTTGTCCTATGGCACCTAACACTCCCTATCATACTTTGGGATGATTGTCATTGGATTGTGGTTCCAGCTACCTTTATCAGTGCCGCCTCTCTGTTCTGCATTGAAGAA GTTGGAGTGCTCATAGAGGATCCATTTCCAATGCTTGCACTTAATGATCTCTGCCGAAAGGCGCAGACAGACATCGAAGAAGCAATTGCAACTGAAAACGTGATTCACGCGCACCTTGTTGCAAAGCAAGACTACCACTCTAAAGAGCCTTCACCAAATGGCAGGCCCAACTCCTAA
- the LOC101510001 gene encoding F-box/kelch-repeat protein SKIP4 isoform X1: MEHLDDGEASSNNVDEVEVTNTPLICGLPDDISLLCLARVPRKYHSVLKAVSKRWRDLVCSDEWFFYRRKHKLDETWIYALCRDKFDHVCCYILDTTSSRKSWKLIHGLPPHIMKRKGMGFEALGNKLFLLGGCGWSEDATDEVYSYNASSNSWVEAAYLSTARCHFACEVMDEKLYAIGGIGSNSSDPHSWDTFDPFTNSWTSHRDPNIVPEIEDSVVMDGKIYIRCGKSPVTPHVYAVVYEPSSGTWQHADADMVSGWRGPAVVVDGILFVLDQSLGTRLTMWHKERREWIPVGKLSPLLTRPPCQLVAVGKSIYVIGKGLSTVVVDVGDVGNMGRVMMGSSIPKLVSDYNVISCKCLSI, from the exons ATGGAGCATTTAGATGATGGTGAGGCATCATCAAATAATGTTGATGAAGTAGAAGTCACTAATACTCCTCTGATTTGTGGCCTTCCAGATGATATTTCTCTTTTGTGCCTTGCAAGAGTTCCTAGAAAATATCATTCAGTTCTAAAGGCTGTCTCGAAAAGATGGAGGGACTTAGTTTGCAGTGACGAGTGGTTTTTTTATCGCAGAAAGCATAAACTCGATGAGACATGGATCTATGCTTTGTGCAGGGACAAATTTGATCATGTTTGCTGTTACATTTTGGATACAACCTCCTCAAGAAAATCTTGGAAGCTCATTCACGGGCTTCCACCTCACATCATGAAAAGGAAAGGCATGGGTTTTGAAGCTTTGGGAAACAAGCTCTTCTTATTGGGTGGTTGTGGCTGGTCTGAAGATGCTACTGACGAGGTTTATTCATACAATGCTTCCTCGAACTCTTGGGTTGAAGCTGCTTACTTGTCAACTGCTAG GTGCCACTTTGCTTGTGAAGTAATGGACGAAAAACTCTATGCAATTGGCGGTATAGGTTCAAATTCAAGTGATCCTCATTCATGGGATACTTTTGATCCTTTCACAAATAGTTGGACATCTCACAGAGACCCTAACATTGTTCCCGAAATCGAAGATTCGGTAGTTATGGACGGCAAGATATATATCCGATGTGGCAAATCTCCTGTAACACCTCACGTGTACGCCGTTGTATACGAACCATCAAGTGGAACATGGCAGCATGCAGATGCCGACATGGTTTCGGGATGGAGAGGTCCTGCAGTTGTTGTCGACGGAATCCTTTTCGTTTTGGATCAAAGTTTGGGTACTAGGTTAACGATGTGGCATAAAGAGCGACGCGAGTGGATACCCGTTGGAAAGTTGTCACCATTGCTTACAAGACCACCATGCCAACTTGTTGCAGTTGGTAAAAGCATTTATGTTATTGGGAAAGGGCTTAGTACTGTGGTTGTTGATGTTGGTGATGTGGGAAATATGGGAAGGGTGATGATGGGTTCATCTATACCCAAATTAGTCTCTGATTACAATGTAATTAGTTGTAAATGCTTGTCAATTTAA
- the LOC101510001 gene encoding F-box/kelch-repeat protein SKIP4 isoform X2, translating to MSSELISMEHLDDGEASSNNVDEVEVTNTPLICGLPDDISLLCLARVPRKYHSVLKAVSKRWRDLVCSDEWFFYRRKHKLDETWIYALCRDKFDHVCCYILDTTSSRKSWKLIHGLPPHIMKRKGMGFEALGNKLFLLGGCGWSEDATDEVYSYNASSNSWVEAAYLSTARCHFACEVMDEKLYAIGGIGSNSSDPHSWDTFDPFTNSWTSHRDPNIVPEIEDSVVMDGKIYIRCGKSPVTPHVYAVVYEPSSGTWQHADADMVSGWRGPAVVVDGILFVLDQSLGTRLTMWHKERREWIPVGKLSPLLTRPPCQLVAVGKSIYVIGKGLSTVVVDVGDVGNMGRVMMGSSIPKLVSDYNVISCKCLSI from the exons AT GTCCTCTGAACTAATATCAATGGAGCATTTAGATGATGGTGAGGCATCATCAAATAATGTTGATGAAGTAGAAGTCACTAATACTCCTCTGATTTGTGGCCTTCCAGATGATATTTCTCTTTTGTGCCTTGCAAGAGTTCCTAGAAAATATCATTCAGTTCTAAAGGCTGTCTCGAAAAGATGGAGGGACTTAGTTTGCAGTGACGAGTGGTTTTTTTATCGCAGAAAGCATAAACTCGATGAGACATGGATCTATGCTTTGTGCAGGGACAAATTTGATCATGTTTGCTGTTACATTTTGGATACAACCTCCTCAAGAAAATCTTGGAAGCTCATTCACGGGCTTCCACCTCACATCATGAAAAGGAAAGGCATGGGTTTTGAAGCTTTGGGAAACAAGCTCTTCTTATTGGGTGGTTGTGGCTGGTCTGAAGATGCTACTGACGAGGTTTATTCATACAATGCTTCCTCGAACTCTTGGGTTGAAGCTGCTTACTTGTCAACTGCTAG GTGCCACTTTGCTTGTGAAGTAATGGACGAAAAACTCTATGCAATTGGCGGTATAGGTTCAAATTCAAGTGATCCTCATTCATGGGATACTTTTGATCCTTTCACAAATAGTTGGACATCTCACAGAGACCCTAACATTGTTCCCGAAATCGAAGATTCGGTAGTTATGGACGGCAAGATATATATCCGATGTGGCAAATCTCCTGTAACACCTCACGTGTACGCCGTTGTATACGAACCATCAAGTGGAACATGGCAGCATGCAGATGCCGACATGGTTTCGGGATGGAGAGGTCCTGCAGTTGTTGTCGACGGAATCCTTTTCGTTTTGGATCAAAGTTTGGGTACTAGGTTAACGATGTGGCATAAAGAGCGACGCGAGTGGATACCCGTTGGAAAGTTGTCACCATTGCTTACAAGACCACCATGCCAACTTGTTGCAGTTGGTAAAAGCATTTATGTTATTGGGAAAGGGCTTAGTACTGTGGTTGTTGATGTTGGTGATGTGGGAAATATGGGAAGGGTGATGATGGGTTCATCTATACCCAAATTAGTCTCTGATTACAATGTAATTAGTTGTAAATGCTTGTCAATTTAA